The following coding sequences lie in one Jatrophihabitans sp. genomic window:
- a CDS encoding carbohydrate ABC transporter permease — protein sequence MSSLTDVGPVPATRTPAGTPRRNRKPRGSALLGIVAWLVGLLFVLPILWMLLTSFHSESDAATNPPSLGAPLTFQGYREFFGASSGASPWPSLANSMTASVLSTILVLLLAIPAAYALSIRPVRKWTDVMFFFLSTKMLPIVAGLLPIYLFAQRVGLLDNIWLLIIFYTSMNLPIAVWMMRSFLAEVPVEMLEAASMDGAGFTRTIREIVAPVVMPGIAATSLICFIFSWNELLFARVLTATVAQTAPVFLTGFVTSQGLFLAKVCAAALVVSLPVLIAGFAAQDKLVQGLSLGAVK from the coding sequence ATGAGCTCGCTGACCGACGTAGGCCCGGTGCCCGCCACCCGCACCCCGGCCGGCACGCCTCGCCGCAATCGCAAGCCCCGCGGCAGCGCGCTGCTCGGGATAGTGGCGTGGCTGGTGGGCCTGCTGTTCGTGCTGCCCATCCTCTGGATGCTGCTCACCTCGTTCCACAGCGAGTCCGACGCGGCCACCAACCCGCCGTCACTGGGCGCGCCTCTGACGTTTCAGGGCTACCGCGAGTTCTTCGGGGCCTCCAGCGGCGCCAGCCCCTGGCCGTCGCTGGCGAACTCGATGACCGCCAGCGTGCTCTCGACGATCCTGGTGCTGTTGCTGGCGATTCCGGCCGCCTACGCGCTCTCGATCCGCCCGGTCCGCAAGTGGACCGACGTGATGTTCTTTTTCCTCTCCACCAAGATGCTGCCGATCGTGGCCGGGCTGCTGCCGATCTACCTGTTCGCTCAGCGCGTCGGGCTGCTGGACAACATCTGGCTGCTCATCATCTTCTACACCTCGATGAACCTGCCGATCGCGGTGTGGATGATGCGCTCGTTCCTGGCCGAGGTCCCGGTCGAGATGCTCGAGGCGGCGTCCATGGACGGCGCCGGGTTCACCCGCACCATCCGCGAGATCGTGGCCCCGGTGGTGATGCCGGGGATCGCGGCGACGTCGCTGATCTGCTTCATCTTCAGCTGGAACGAGTTGCTGTTCGCCCGGGTGCTGACCGCGACCGTCGCCCAGACCGCCCCGGTCTTCCTCACCGGGTTCGTGACCAGCCAGGGCCTGTTCCTGGCCAAGGTCTGCGCCGCAGCCCTGGTGGTGTCGCTTCCGGTGCTGATCGCGGGCTTCGCGGCCCAGGACAAGCTGGTCCAAGGGTTGTCCCTCGGAGCGGTCAAGTGA
- a CDS encoding sugar ABC transporter permease, with protein MSVTLGSRQGSSQQGATSVAAKPPSGLRRSGDWARRAPLLPALIFTIVLTQLPFVATLVISFMNWNAYYPDERGFAGFANFRRVFTDVNMRQSVITTIVLTATVVLVSLVLGMLIALLLDRAFFGRGVVRTMLIAPFLVVPVAAALLWKHALFNPEYGLFNGLLTAVWRLFGSDNPPQPDWISTAPLLSVELALIWQWTPFMMLILLAGLQSRPLDVIEAARVDGASAWEVFRYMTFPHLRQYLELGGLLGSIYVVQNFDAVFTITSGGLGTANLPYTIYQTFYNAQDYGRASAAGVVVVLGTIIIATFALRTVSTLFREEGGR; from the coding sequence ATGAGCGTCACTCTGGGAAGCCGCCAGGGGAGCAGCCAGCAAGGCGCGACCAGCGTCGCGGCCAAGCCGCCCAGTGGGCTGCGCAGGTCGGGGGACTGGGCGCGACGGGCGCCGCTGCTGCCGGCCTTGATCTTCACCATCGTGCTGACCCAGTTGCCGTTCGTGGCCACGCTGGTCATCTCGTTCATGAACTGGAACGCCTACTACCCCGATGAGCGCGGGTTCGCCGGCTTCGCCAACTTCCGGCGAGTGTTCACCGACGTCAACATGCGCCAGTCGGTGATCACCACCATCGTGCTCACGGCGACCGTGGTGCTCGTGAGCCTGGTGCTCGGCATGCTGATCGCGCTGTTGCTGGACCGGGCCTTCTTCGGCCGGGGCGTGGTGCGCACGATGCTCATCGCGCCGTTCCTGGTGGTCCCGGTGGCCGCCGCGCTGCTGTGGAAGCACGCGCTGTTCAACCCCGAGTACGGCCTGTTCAACGGCCTGCTGACCGCGGTGTGGCGGCTCTTCGGCTCCGACAACCCGCCGCAACCGGACTGGATCAGCACGGCGCCGCTGCTGTCGGTGGAGTTGGCGCTGATCTGGCAGTGGACGCCGTTCATGATGCTGATCCTGCTGGCCGGCCTGCAGAGCCGCCCGCTGGACGTGATCGAGGCGGCCCGCGTCGATGGTGCCAGCGCCTGGGAGGTCTTTCGCTATATGACCTTTCCGCACCTGCGGCAGTACCTGGAACTCGGCGGGCTGCTGGGATCGATCTACGTGGTGCAGAACTTCGACGCCGTCTTCACCATCACCTCCGGCGGGCTGGGCACCGCGAACCTGCCGTACACGATCTATCAGACCTTCTACAACGCCCAGGACTACGGCCGAGCCTCGGCTGCCGGCGTGGTGGTCGTCCTCGGCACCATCATCATCGCGACGTTCGCCCTGCGCACCGTCTCGACCCTGTTCCGAGAGGAGGGCGGGCGATGA
- a CDS encoding sugar ABC transporter substrate-binding protein, producing MARIKAVRWRLSSLLVVLGLAASGCAGWGGGGGGGGGANAINVLMVNNPQMVDLQQLTSKHFTAETGIEVNFTVLPENDVRDKISQEFSSQAGQYDIATVSNFEIPIYARSRWISPLDEFIAADADFDQADILKPMVKSLSGEDGKVYGQPFYGESSFLMYRKDVLQSKGVTMPAKPTWQQVADIAAEVDEAQPGMAGICLRGQPGWGQVFAPLTTVVNTFGGTWFTEDWQAKVNDQPFSEAVRFYVDLVREHGEKGAAQAGFTECLNNLVQGNAAMWYDATSAAGSLEAEDSPVRGKIGYAAAPVVKTDSSGWLYAWSWGIQQASEKKDKAWQFISWASGKEYEKLVGQELGWSRVPAGKRASTYEIPEYLKEAAAFAEPTREAIENADPLNPGVQPRPAPGIQFVDIPEFPALGTQVSQDVSSAIAGQMSVEEALDRGQRLAEDVAERYRALDKP from the coding sequence GTGGCGCGTATCAAGGCCGTCAGATGGCGGTTGAGCTCACTCCTGGTCGTCCTGGGCCTGGCAGCGTCCGGCTGCGCGGGCTGGGGTGGCGGCGGCGGGGGCGGTGGCGGCGCGAACGCCATCAACGTCCTGATGGTGAACAACCCTCAGATGGTCGACCTGCAGCAGTTGACGTCCAAGCACTTCACCGCCGAGACCGGCATCGAGGTCAACTTCACCGTGCTGCCCGAGAACGACGTCCGGGACAAGATCAGCCAGGAGTTCTCCAGCCAGGCGGGCCAGTACGACATCGCCACCGTCAGCAACTTCGAGATCCCGATCTACGCGCGCAGCAGGTGGATCAGCCCGCTGGATGAGTTCATCGCCGCCGACGCCGACTTCGATCAGGCCGACATCCTCAAGCCGATGGTCAAGTCGCTGTCCGGCGAGGACGGCAAGGTCTACGGCCAGCCCTTCTACGGTGAGTCCTCGTTTCTGATGTACCGCAAGGATGTCCTGCAGTCCAAGGGCGTCACCATGCCCGCCAAGCCCACCTGGCAACAGGTGGCCGACATCGCCGCCGAGGTCGACGAGGCTCAGCCCGGGATGGCCGGCATCTGCCTGCGCGGCCAGCCCGGTTGGGGCCAGGTCTTCGCGCCGCTGACGACCGTGGTCAACACCTTCGGCGGCACCTGGTTCACCGAGGACTGGCAGGCCAAGGTGAATGACCAGCCGTTCTCCGAGGCGGTGCGCTTCTACGTCGACCTGGTGCGCGAGCACGGTGAGAAGGGCGCCGCCCAGGCGGGCTTCACCGAGTGCCTGAACAACCTCGTGCAGGGCAACGCGGCCATGTGGTACGACGCCACCTCGGCGGCCGGCTCGCTCGAGGCCGAGGACTCGCCGGTGCGGGGCAAGATCGGCTACGCCGCGGCGCCGGTGGTGAAGACCGACAGCTCGGGCTGGCTCTACGCCTGGTCCTGGGGGATCCAGCAGGCCAGTGAGAAGAAGGACAAGGCCTGGCAGTTCATCTCGTGGGCCTCGGGCAAGGAGTACGAGAAGCTCGTCGGCCAAGAGCTCGGCTGGTCCCGGGTGCCGGCCGGCAAGCGCGCCTCCACCTATGAGATCCCCGAGTACCTCAAGGAGGCAGCCGCCTTCGCCGAGCCGACCCGCGAGGCGATCGAGAACGCCGACCCGCTCAACCCGGGGGTGCAGCCACGCCCGGCGCCGGGCATCCAGTTCGTCGACATCCCGGAGTTCCCCGCCCTCGGGACGCAGGTCTCCCAGGACGTCAGCTCCGCCATCGCCGGCCAGATGAGCGTCGAGGAGGCACTCGATCGCGGCCAACGGCTGGCCGAGGACGTCGCAGAGCGCTATCGCGCGCTGGACAAGCCATGA
- a CDS encoding sugar-binding domain-containing protein gives MSRGDVMAVRARLGPAQLVLTASVARRYYIDGKTKIEIADELALSRFKVARLLEDARSSGLVRIEIGHPGEVDVALSADLRDAFHLRHSLVVDTLEEEPAALRGLIGAAAAELLSEIVTAEDVLGLGWARSLISMRSHLRSLAACSVVQLTGALAQPGVDDSSIDLVRDVARIAGGPAYLFYAPMIVPDSAAALLALPEVARAIGRFASVTKAVVGIGGWQPPHSTLYDAISPSDRRTLAEAGVHADVSGVLLDSDGAPVTAALNDRIIGIHAAQLKQIPEVIALAYGIEKATAARAAIRGGYITSLITHTAFARALLAAG, from the coding sequence ATGAGCAGAGGAGACGTGATGGCCGTCAGGGCGAGGCTCGGACCCGCGCAGCTGGTGCTCACCGCCTCGGTCGCCCGGCGCTATTACATCGACGGCAAGACCAAGATCGAGATCGCTGACGAGCTGGCGCTCAGCAGGTTCAAGGTCGCCCGGCTCCTGGAGGACGCCCGCTCCAGCGGGCTGGTGCGCATCGAGATCGGGCATCCCGGCGAGGTCGACGTGGCGCTGTCAGCCGACCTGCGAGACGCCTTCCACCTGCGGCACTCGCTCGTGGTGGACACCCTGGAGGAGGAACCGGCGGCGCTGCGCGGGCTGATCGGGGCTGCCGCCGCGGAGCTGCTCTCCGAGATCGTCACCGCTGAGGATGTGCTCGGCCTCGGCTGGGCCCGCTCGCTGATCTCGATGCGGTCCCACCTTCGCAGCCTCGCCGCCTGCTCGGTCGTCCAGCTCACCGGCGCGCTGGCCCAACCGGGCGTCGATGACAGCTCCATCGACCTGGTGCGCGACGTCGCCCGGATCGCCGGCGGCCCCGCCTACCTCTTCTACGCCCCGATGATCGTGCCCGACTCCGCCGCCGCCCTGCTGGCCCTGCCAGAGGTGGCACGCGCGATCGGGCGATTCGCCTCCGTGACCAAGGCGGTCGTCGGCATCGGCGGCTGGCAACCGCCCCACTCCACCCTCTATGACGCCATCTCGCCCTCGGACCGTCGAACGCTGGCCGAGGCAGGGGTGCACGCCGATGTCTCCGGCGTCCTTCTCGACAGTGACGGAGCGCCGGTGACCGCTGCCCTCAACGACCGCATTATCGGCATCCACGCCGCACAGCTCAAGCAGATCCCCGAGGTCATCGCCCTCGCCTACGGCATCGAGAAGGCCACCGCCGCCCGGGCCGCCATCCGCGGTGGCTACATCACCAGCCTCATCACGCACACCGCCTTCGCCCGGGCGCTGCTCGCGGCCGGCTGA
- a CDS encoding phosphotransferase: MATVEHPPHEIPLHGGTSNRGLVVRVGDAVHRPQTRASPAVHALLLHLEQVGFDGAPRYLGDDEQGREVLNYLPGEVATEPYPPWALEDDALVSVAELLRRFHQAVASFDPSRHSWLTAVPQEYRQGLISHNDPNLDNVVFSDGRAAALIDFDLASPGSRLWDVALAARLWTPLRDPVDIADQRAERVAERLRLFVDAYGLDGEERSRVAAAASRSHTWCYDIVRAGAEQGQPGYVDYWQSEADQRAERGRRWLVAQQDALQDALR; the protein is encoded by the coding sequence GTGGCGACGGTAGAGCATCCCCCGCACGAGATCCCGCTCCACGGCGGCACCTCCAACCGCGGGCTGGTGGTGCGAGTGGGCGACGCCGTGCACCGACCCCAGACGCGGGCCAGTCCGGCCGTGCACGCGCTGCTGCTGCATCTGGAGCAGGTCGGCTTCGACGGCGCCCCGCGCTACCTCGGTGATGACGAGCAGGGCCGCGAAGTCCTCAATTACCTGCCCGGCGAGGTCGCCACCGAGCCCTACCCGCCCTGGGCCCTGGAAGACGACGCCCTGGTCAGCGTGGCGGAGCTGCTGCGGCGCTTCCACCAAGCCGTCGCCTCCTTCGACCCGTCGCGGCACTCCTGGCTCACCGCCGTGCCCCAGGAGTACCGCCAGGGCTTGATCAGCCACAACGACCCCAACCTCGACAACGTCGTCTTCTCCGACGGCCGCGCCGCCGCCCTCATCGACTTCGACCTCGCCAGCCCCGGCTCGCGCCTGTGGGACGTGGCCCTGGCAGCCAGGCTCTGGACGCCGCTGCGCGACCCCGTCGACATAGCCGACCAGCGCGCCGAGCGCGTCGCTGAACGGCTCAGGCTCTTCGTCGACGCCTACGGCCTCGACGGCGAGGAACGGTCCCGGGTGGCCGCCGCCGCGAGCCGCTCGCACACCTGGTGCTACGACATCGTCCGGGCCGGCGCCGAGCAGGGACAACCCGGCTACGTCGACTACTGGCAATCCGAGGCCGATCAGCGCGCCGAGCGCGGCCGGCGATGGCTGGTCGCCCAGCAGGACGCCCTGCAGGACGCTCTTCGGTGA
- a CDS encoding Imm63 family immunity protein, whose product MPPIDPPREVLAARRGVLEAEISRLADLIGATGYDVVGFNPHIDAACPYIEIGDDGQLHWIVKERGQLFEHRTTRDPDELLYWSFETTTSSLARYWEARHRDESQDFRVGLWAKQAELLHRLNPAWARRWRRELAARQPWDVALMPQLPPDPADRSPGRPSSARAPNQPP is encoded by the coding sequence ATGCCGCCAATCGACCCGCCCCGTGAGGTGCTCGCGGCCAGGCGTGGGGTGCTAGAGGCCGAGATCAGCCGGCTCGCCGACCTGATCGGCGCGACCGGCTACGACGTCGTCGGCTTCAACCCGCACATCGACGCCGCCTGCCCCTACATCGAGATCGGCGACGACGGACAGCTGCACTGGATCGTCAAGGAACGCGGCCAACTGTTCGAACACCGCACCACCAGGGACCCCGACGAGCTGCTCTATTGGTCGTTCGAGACCACGACCTCCAGCCTCGCCAGATACTGGGAGGCACGACACCGTGACGAGAGCCAAGATTTCCGCGTCGGGCTCTGGGCCAAGCAGGCAGAACTGCTCCACCGGCTCAACCCGGCCTGGGCGCGACGGTGGCGACGTGAACTGGCCGCACGCCAGCCATGGGACGTCGCTCTGATGCCGCAACTGCCGCCAGATCCGGCCGACAGGAGCCCTGGCCGCCCGTCCTCGGCCAGGGCGCCGAACCAGCCGCCGTAG
- a CDS encoding DEAD/DEAH box helicase, whose amino-acid sequence MSAPEDESLSSHLSFADLDIDERVLRALVDVGYESPSPIQAATIPALMAGRHVVGLAQTGTGKTAAFAVPILSRIDLSQKAPQALILAPTRELALQVSEAIGKYAHYLPGLHVLPIYGGQSYGVQLSGLRRGAHVVVGTPGRVIDHLEKKTLDLTQLRFLVLDEADEMLQMGFAEDVETILKDTPSDKQVALFSATMPPQIRRISKRYLTDAAEITVKTKTVTAANTRQRYLQVANAQKMDALTRILEVEPFEAMIVFVRTKQATEDLAERLRARGFSAAAINGDLVQAQRERTIAQLKSGAFDILVATDVAARGLDVERISHVLNYDIPTDTESYIHRIGRTGRAGRTGEALLFMTHRERHLLSSIERATRQPLTEMALPTVEDVNTTRVAKFADSITASLASPQLHFFRGLVDDYAREHDVPVADVAAALAVLSQDDQSFLLAPEPPVVKRKNEFSSGADRSADRDRDRDRPAVRVAGQRRAKSDVRMATYRIRVGRRHKVQPGFIVGALANEGGLSRQDFGHIDIKIDHSLVELPADLPPRTLDALSRTRISGQLIELTREEGPDRPSRPKKPRHKA is encoded by the coding sequence ATGAGCGCGCCTGAGGACGAGTCCCTTTCCAGCCACCTGAGTTTCGCCGACCTCGACATCGACGAGCGGGTGCTGCGAGCCCTGGTCGACGTGGGCTATGAGAGCCCCTCGCCGATTCAGGCCGCCACCATCCCGGCGCTGATGGCCGGGCGCCACGTCGTCGGCCTGGCCCAGACGGGCACCGGCAAGACCGCCGCCTTCGCGGTGCCGATCCTGTCCCGGATCGACCTGTCCCAGAAGGCGCCCCAGGCGCTTATCCTGGCGCCGACCCGTGAGCTGGCCTTGCAGGTGTCCGAGGCGATCGGCAAGTACGCCCACTACCTGCCCGGCCTGCACGTGCTGCCGATCTACGGCGGCCAGAGCTACGGCGTTCAGCTGTCAGGGCTGCGCCGCGGCGCGCATGTGGTGGTGGGCACGCCCGGCCGGGTGATCGACCACCTGGAGAAGAAGACCCTGGACCTGACCCAGTTGCGTTTCCTGGTGCTCGACGAGGCCGACGAGATGCTGCAGATGGGGTTTGCCGAGGACGTCGAGACGATCCTCAAAGACACCCCGTCCGACAAGCAGGTGGCGCTGTTCTCGGCCACCATGCCACCGCAGATCCGGCGGATCTCCAAGCGCTACCTCACCGACGCGGCCGAGATCACGGTCAAGACCAAGACCGTCACGGCCGCCAACACCCGGCAGCGGTACCTGCAGGTGGCCAACGCCCAGAAGATGGACGCCCTCACCCGGATCCTCGAGGTCGAGCCGTTCGAGGCGATGATCGTCTTCGTCCGCACCAAGCAGGCCACCGAGGACCTGGCCGAGCGACTGCGCGCCCGCGGCTTCTCGGCGGCGGCGATCAACGGCGACCTGGTGCAGGCCCAGCGCGAGCGCACCATCGCCCAGCTCAAGAGCGGCGCCTTCGACATCCTGGTGGCCACCGACGTGGCGGCTCGCGGCCTGGACGTCGAGCGGATCAGCCACGTCCTCAATTACGACATCCCCACCGACACCGAGTCCTACATCCACCGGATCGGGCGCACCGGGCGGGCCGGGCGCACCGGCGAGGCCCTGCTGTTCATGACCCATCGCGAACGGCACCTGCTCAGCTCGATCGAGCGGGCCACCCGGCAACCGCTAACCGAGATGGCGCTGCCGACGGTCGAGGACGTCAACACCACCCGGGTGGCGAAGTTCGCCGACTCGATCACGGCCAGCCTGGCCTCGCCGCAACTGCACTTCTTCCGGGGCCTGGTCGATGACTACGCACGCGAGCACGACGTGCCGGTGGCCGATGTGGCGGCCGCGCTGGCAGTGCTGTCCCAGGACGACCAGTCCTTCCTGCTGGCGCCTGAACCCCCTGTGGTGAAAAGGAAGAACGAGTTCAGCTCAGGAGCCGACCGGTCTGCCGACCGGGATCGGGACCGCGACCGACCGGCCGTCCGGGTGGCCGGTCAGCGCCGAGCCAAGTCCGATGTCCGGATGGCCACCTACCGGATCAGGGTCGGCCGCCGGCACAAGGTGCAACCCGGCTTCATCGTGGGCGCCCTGGCCAACGAGGGCGGCCTGAGCAGGCAGGACTTCGGCCATATCGACATCAAGATCGACCACAGCCTGGTCGAGCTGCCGGCAGACCTGCCACCTAGGACGCTGGACGCGCTGAGCCGGACCCGGATCTCGGGCCAGCTGATCGAGCTGACGCGCGAGGAGGGCCCCGACCGGCCCAGCAGGCCAAAGAAGCCGCGCCACAAGGCCTAG
- a CDS encoding DUF2237 domain-containing protein, protein MSDNRNVLGGELEECGSDPVTGFYRDGCCTSGPQDVGSHTVCAVLTAEFLRHQQQLGNDLITPRPEYDFAGLGPGDRWCVVAMRWLQSHRAGVAAPVVLAATNALALEIIPLEILREHAIDVPADPSSLT, encoded by the coding sequence GTGAGCGATAACCGAAACGTGCTGGGCGGCGAACTCGAGGAGTGCGGCTCCGATCCGGTCACCGGCTTCTACCGGGACGGCTGCTGCACCTCCGGGCCGCAGGACGTCGGCAGCCACACGGTGTGCGCGGTGTTGACCGCGGAGTTCCTGCGCCATCAGCAGCAGCTGGGCAACGACCTGATCACGCCCCGCCCGGAATACGACTTCGCCGGCCTCGGGCCGGGTGACCGCTGGTGCGTGGTGGCGATGCGGTGGCTGCAGTCCCACCGCGCCGGGGTGGCGGCCCCGGTGGTGCTGGCCGCGACCAACGCCCTGGCACTGGAGATCATCCCGCTGGAGATCCTGCGCGAGCACGCCATCGACGTGCCGGCGGACCCGAGCTCGCTGACCTGA
- a CDS encoding ATP-binding cassette domain-containing protein, whose protein sequence is MTAPSAGGLRGSGIEVRFGALVAVRQVDLVLGPGELVAVTGPSGAGKSSLLAALSGLIQPTGGTLSLDGQLITGRDQAAGRGIVLIPQGNALIRILTALENVAVPLVAARVADARQRAEAALVALGLDEAADQLLEELSGGQQQRVAVARGLAERPSYLLADEPTSELDALNRTRVMALLRGEARRGAGVLVATHDPEAAALCDAELRLDEGLAGWVRDDRPTFGVTV, encoded by the coding sequence ATGACCGCGCCGAGCGCCGGCGGGCTGCGCGGCAGTGGGATCGAGGTGCGCTTCGGCGCGCTGGTCGCCGTCCGGCAGGTTGACCTGGTGCTCGGTCCGGGCGAGCTGGTCGCCGTCACCGGACCGTCAGGAGCGGGCAAGAGCTCGCTGCTGGCTGCGCTGTCGGGCCTGATCCAGCCGACCGGCGGGACGCTGAGCCTGGACGGCCAGCTGATCACCGGTCGCGATCAGGCCGCGGGCAGGGGAATCGTGTTGATACCGCAGGGCAACGCGCTGATCCGGATCTTGACCGCGCTCGAGAACGTGGCGGTGCCGCTGGTCGCGGCCAGAGTGGCCGACGCCCGGCAGCGCGCCGAGGCGGCGCTGGTGGCGCTGGGCCTGGACGAGGCCGCCGACCAGTTGCTGGAGGAGCTGTCCGGCGGGCAGCAGCAGCGGGTCGCGGTCGCCCGCGGGCTGGCCGAGCGCCCGTCCTACCTGCTTGCCGACGAGCCGACCAGCGAGCTCGACGCGCTCAACCGGACCCGGGTGATGGCGCTGCTGCGGGGCGAGGCGCGACGTGGCGCCGGCGTGCTGGTGGCCACCCACGACCCGGAGGCGGCCGCGCTGTGCGATGCCGAGCTCCGGCTCGACGAGGGCCTGGCCGGCTGGGTGCGTGATGACCGCCCGACATTCGGCGTGACCGTTTAG
- a CDS encoding ATP-binding cassette domain-containing protein, which yields MTTGAAVRTAAGTGRGLSVSAHGLVHIYRLEGNDVVALTSVDLEVPAGQLVGLLGPSGSGKSTLITLLAGVQRPSAGRLRVGEHDLSNLPDAELDRLRALDVGAVLQGATRNLLSYATPAQNVAFAQKAALRLGVRELPRPSEVLDLLSLADCAERKLAELTPGQLQRLAVAVGMATLPGLLLTDEPTSQLDHRYRDEVLQAIASVNRAVGTTVITVTHDPEVAARMPRTITIRDGRIGAEGHGGEDFAVLGRDGSLQLPPDVRERLAPGTLLRVRLNPDGTVLLDPRADGSSADGSSAAGSSAAGSSAGGSSSDGSSSDGSQGSSSNDSSSHDSGRPGGTP from the coding sequence GTGACGACAGGGGCGGCGGTGCGGACAGCGGCAGGAACGGGCAGGGGCCTGTCGGTGTCGGCGCACGGACTGGTGCACATCTACCGCTTGGAAGGCAACGACGTGGTCGCGCTGACCAGCGTCGACCTGGAGGTGCCGGCAGGCCAGCTGGTGGGCCTGCTGGGGCCCTCCGGCTCGGGCAAGTCCACGCTGATCACCCTGCTGGCCGGGGTGCAGCGTCCCAGCGCCGGCCGGTTGCGGGTGGGCGAGCACGATCTGTCCAACCTGCCCGACGCTGAACTGGACAGGTTGCGGGCCCTTGACGTGGGCGCGGTGCTGCAGGGCGCGACGCGCAACCTGCTCAGCTACGCCACGCCCGCGCAGAACGTGGCCTTCGCGCAGAAGGCCGCCCTGCGCCTGGGAGTCCGGGAACTGCCCAGGCCCAGCGAGGTGCTGGACCTGCTGTCACTGGCCGACTGCGCCGAACGCAAGTTGGCAGAGCTCACCCCGGGGCAGTTGCAGCGGTTGGCCGTCGCGGTCGGGATGGCCACCTTGCCGGGCCTGTTGCTGACCGACGAGCCGACCAGCCAGCTCGATCACCGTTACCGCGACGAGGTGCTGCAGGCCATCGCGTCGGTGAACCGGGCGGTGGGAACGACGGTGATCACCGTGACGCACGACCCTGAGGTGGCCGCCCGGATGCCGCGCACCATCACCATCCGCGACGGCCGGATCGGAGCCGAGGGCCACGGCGGTGAGGACTTCGCCGTCCTCGGCCGGGACGGCTCGCTGCAACTGCCGCCGGACGTGCGGGAGCGGCTAGCGCCGGGAACCCTGCTGCGGGTGAGGCTCAACCCCGACGGCACGGTGCTGCTGGATCCTCGCGCCGACGGATCGAGCGCCGACGGATCGAGCGCCGCCGGATCGAGCGCCGCCGGATCGAGCGCCGGCGGCTCGAGCTCCGACGGCTCGAGCTCCGACGGCTCGCAGGGCAGCAGCTCCAACGACAGCAGCTCGCACGACAGCGGCCGGCCCGGAGGCACGCCATGA